One genomic segment of Amycolatopsis sp. Hca4 includes these proteins:
- a CDS encoding NAD(P)H-dependent oxidoreductase gives MNVLWVFAHPEPRSLSGALRDDGLQTLRALGHDVRESDLYAMKWNPVVDAADFGAEAGAGRLVVGATSARAHARGELSADIVAEQEKLLWADTVVVQFPLWWYGLPAILKGWFDRVFVKGFGYGVRAEDGRTLRYGEGRLAGKRAVVVLTAGAREPAMGPRGVNGALDEVLFPLQHGTLFYAGMSVLPPVAVHGADRVPDAEFAAARERLRERLRTLETAEPIPFRTQNGGDYDEDLVLRPDRAPGVTGLGAHLARPE, from the coding sequence ATGAACGTGTTGTGGGTTTTCGCGCATCCCGAGCCGCGTTCGCTGAGCGGGGCCCTCCGTGACGACGGGCTCCAGACGCTGCGGGCGCTCGGTCACGACGTCCGGGAATCGGACCTGTACGCCATGAAGTGGAACCCGGTGGTCGACGCCGCCGACTTCGGAGCCGAAGCCGGGGCCGGGCGGCTGGTCGTCGGGGCGACGTCGGCGCGGGCGCACGCGCGCGGCGAGCTGAGCGCGGACATCGTGGCCGAGCAGGAAAAACTGCTCTGGGCGGACACGGTCGTCGTGCAGTTCCCGCTGTGGTGGTACGGCCTGCCGGCCATCCTGAAGGGCTGGTTCGACCGCGTTTTCGTGAAGGGCTTCGGGTACGGCGTCCGCGCCGAGGACGGCCGAACGCTTCGCTACGGCGAAGGCCGGCTCGCGGGTAAGCGCGCGGTCGTGGTGCTCACCGCGGGTGCCCGCGAGCCGGCCATGGGGCCGCGCGGGGTGAACGGCGCACTGGACGAGGTCCTCTTCCCGCTCCAGCACGGAACGCTCTTCTACGCCGGGATGTCGGTGCTGCCCCCGGTCGCGGTCCACGGGGCGGATCGCGTGCCGGACGCCGAGTTCGCCGCCGCGCGAGAACGACTTCGCGAGCGGCTGCGGACGCTGGAAACCGCCGAGCCCATCCCGTTCCGCACGCAGAACGGCGGCGACTACGACGAGGACCTCGTCCTGCGCCCCGACCGCGCGCCGGGGGTCACGGGCCTGGGTGCTCACCTCGCGCGGCCAGAGTGA
- a CDS encoding FAD-dependent monooxygenase, which yields MRNNRVLISGASVAGPALAFWLRRHGFTPTVVERAPELRDGGYAVDFRGASLQVLDRMGLLGAVEAAATRMGDVTYVDSDDRPLVVTPSTYQSGELEILRGDLARILYEATKDGVEYVFGDSITGLTEHGDGVTVTFAHGEPREFDLVIGADGLHSNVRSLVFGDETRFRHDLGYYVAIGTVPNHLGLDHVGRFYNEPNRTVGVYSAKGNTEAKALFWFGSDRLDYDYRDIAQQRRIVEERFRDTGWETSKLLEAMREAPDFYFDSASQIKLDSYARGRVALVGDAAYCAAPLSGMGTSLAIVGAYVLAGELAAAGGDHPTAFGAYREEMRGFVDACQKLAEGNGKWFVPPTRGWLRFRNLNYRLLPYLPWRKLIEELPLKAGNAITLKPYAVVPV from the coding sequence ATGCGAAACAACCGAGTCCTCATCTCCGGCGCGAGCGTCGCCGGCCCCGCCCTCGCCTTCTGGCTCCGCCGCCACGGCTTCACCCCGACGGTCGTCGAGCGCGCTCCCGAGCTGCGCGACGGCGGCTACGCGGTCGACTTCCGCGGCGCGTCACTGCAGGTCCTCGACCGGATGGGCCTGCTGGGCGCGGTCGAAGCGGCCGCGACCCGGATGGGCGATGTGACCTATGTGGACAGTGACGACCGGCCGCTGGTCGTCACGCCGTCGACCTACCAGAGCGGCGAGCTGGAGATCCTGCGCGGCGACCTCGCCCGCATCCTGTACGAGGCGACGAAGGACGGTGTCGAGTACGTCTTCGGCGACTCGATCACCGGCCTCACCGAGCACGGCGACGGCGTCACGGTCACCTTCGCCCACGGCGAGCCGCGCGAGTTCGACCTGGTCATCGGGGCCGACGGGCTGCACTCGAACGTGCGGTCGCTGGTCTTCGGCGACGAGACCCGGTTCCGCCACGACCTCGGCTACTACGTCGCCATCGGCACGGTGCCGAACCACCTCGGGCTCGACCACGTCGGCCGGTTCTACAACGAGCCGAACCGGACCGTCGGGGTCTACAGCGCGAAGGGCAACACCGAAGCCAAGGCGCTGTTCTGGTTCGGCTCCGACCGGCTCGACTACGACTACCGCGACATCGCGCAGCAACGCCGGATCGTCGAAGAGCGGTTCCGCGACACGGGCTGGGAGACGTCGAAGCTGCTCGAGGCCATGCGGGAAGCGCCGGACTTCTACTTCGACTCGGCGAGCCAGATCAAGCTGGACTCGTACGCGCGCGGGCGCGTCGCGCTGGTCGGCGACGCCGCGTACTGCGCCGCGCCGCTCTCGGGGATGGGGACGAGCCTGGCGATCGTCGGCGCGTACGTGCTCGCGGGCGAGCTCGCGGCCGCCGGCGGCGACCACCCGACGGCGTTCGGCGCCTACCGCGAAGAGATGCGCGGCTTCGTCGACGCCTGCCAGAAACTGGCCGAGGGCAACGGGAAGTGGTTCGTCCCGCCGACGCGCGGGTGGCTGCGCTTCCGCAACCTGAACTACCGGCTGCTGCCGTACCTGCCGTGGCGCAAGCTGATCGAGGAGCTGCCGCTCAAGGCGGGCAACGCGATCACGCTGAAGCCGTATGCGGTGGTGCCGGTGTGA
- a CDS encoding GlxA family transcriptional regulator produces MAAFVHPNRHHVAVLVRHGMLVIELGIVHRLFGQARSAAGEPLYEVVTCTLEPGPVRTDTDVTIPVERGPEVLAEADTVIVPASRVEYEPLARVLTPPLKAALDRIRPDARIASICTGAFVLAAAGLLDGRRATTHWRSAQDLRDRFPEVEVDPCVLYTDDGDVLTSAGVAAGIDLVLHMIRRDHGAAVANEVARGTVVSPHREGGQAQFVRRPVPEPRTSSTKEARAWALENLHRPLTLRELAAREAMSTRTFTRRFREEVGISALQWLTQQRVERARQLLEESDLPVDRVATEAGFGTAASLRQHFQAALGVSPSAYRSTFRGELAVQSA; encoded by the coding sequence ATGGCCGCATTCGTGCACCCGAACCGTCACCACGTCGCCGTCCTGGTCCGCCACGGCATGCTGGTGATCGAGCTGGGCATCGTCCACCGCCTGTTCGGCCAAGCCCGCTCGGCGGCCGGCGAACCGCTGTACGAGGTGGTGACCTGCACCCTCGAACCCGGCCCGGTCCGCACGGACACGGACGTCACCATCCCGGTCGAGCGCGGCCCCGAGGTGCTCGCCGAGGCCGACACGGTGATCGTCCCGGCGTCCCGGGTCGAGTACGAGCCGTTGGCCCGGGTGCTGACCCCGCCGCTCAAGGCCGCCCTCGATCGCATCCGGCCGGACGCCCGCATCGCGTCCATCTGCACCGGGGCGTTCGTACTCGCCGCGGCCGGCCTGCTCGACGGCCGCCGCGCCACCACCCACTGGCGCTCGGCGCAGGACCTGCGGGACCGGTTCCCCGAGGTCGAGGTCGACCCGTGCGTGCTCTACACCGACGACGGCGACGTCCTGACCTCGGCGGGCGTCGCGGCCGGCATCGACCTGGTGCTGCACATGATCCGCCGCGACCACGGCGCGGCGGTGGCCAACGAGGTCGCCCGCGGCACGGTGGTGTCCCCGCACCGCGAAGGCGGGCAGGCCCAGTTCGTCCGCCGGCCGGTCCCGGAGCCCCGCACGTCCTCGACCAAGGAGGCCCGGGCCTGGGCCCTGGAGAACCTGCACCGGCCGCTGACCCTGCGCGAGCTCGCCGCCCGCGAGGCGATGAGCACGCGCACGTTCACCCGCCGCTTCCGCGAGGAGGTCGGCATCTCGGCCCTGCAGTGGCTGACGCAGCAACGGGTCGAGCGCGCCCGCCAGCTCCTCGAGGAGTCGGACCTCCCGGTCGACCGCGTCGCCACGGAAGCCGGCTTCGGCACGGCGGCTTCGCTGCGCCAGCACTTCCAGGCGGCCCTCGGGGTGTCACCGAGCGCGTACCGCTCGACGTTCCGCGGCGAACTGGCTGTTCAATCCGCCTGA
- a CDS encoding helix-turn-helix domain-containing protein gives MQPRTYRCGLDAAVDVIGGRWKALILWALHAEPLRFGELKRKVTGISEKMLIQALRELEADEIVHREVFHEIPPKVEYSLTELGQRLNTALLPLGDWGEENMAGIAKRRGVTPAPPHTASA, from the coding sequence ATGCAGCCTCGAACGTACCGCTGCGGGTTGGACGCGGCCGTCGACGTCATCGGCGGCCGGTGGAAGGCGCTGATCCTCTGGGCGCTGCACGCCGAGCCGCTGCGGTTCGGCGAGCTGAAGCGGAAGGTGACCGGCATCAGCGAAAAGATGCTGATCCAGGCCCTGCGCGAACTGGAAGCGGACGAAATCGTGCACCGCGAGGTGTTCCACGAGATCCCGCCCAAGGTCGAGTACTCGCTGACCGAGCTGGGTCAGCGGCTGAACACCGCGTTGCTGCCGCTGGGCGACTGGGGCGAGGAGAACATGGCCGGCATCGCGAAGCGCCGCGGCGTCACACCGGCACCACCGCATACGGCTTCAGCGTGA
- a CDS encoding LysR family transcriptional regulator has product MDDVEVRELRYFRAVAEELNFSRAAERLGMAQPPLSRAIRLLERRLGVQLFERTSRHVSLTPAGAVLFAESAKALDAVTAAVRRTRRAAQRTPALVVTAKPGVATDLLRRIADAHPDPVDVRVSGFGEQTEMLRDGRADVAVLGCQGGTHHGLDVEVLFSEPRVAALPSDHELAGRAVLTCADFAGQPTPCWPLSSTADRAYWSGQDVTGGPVTPGPIVHDSAQLLETVALGQAIALLPASVAELRSRDDVVYRPVVDATPYSLAVAWPAGARDVRIARFVRTAVEVSEALPRPGAVPAG; this is encoded by the coding sequence ATGGACGATGTCGAGGTCCGTGAGCTGCGGTACTTCCGCGCGGTCGCCGAAGAGCTGAACTTCTCCCGTGCCGCCGAGCGGCTGGGGATGGCGCAACCACCGTTGTCCCGCGCGATCCGGCTGCTGGAGCGGCGGCTCGGGGTGCAGCTGTTCGAACGCACCAGCCGGCACGTCTCGCTGACGCCGGCCGGGGCCGTCCTCTTCGCCGAGTCGGCGAAGGCGCTGGACGCCGTCACCGCGGCGGTCCGGCGCACGCGGCGGGCGGCGCAGCGGACGCCGGCGCTCGTCGTCACCGCGAAGCCGGGGGTCGCCACCGATCTGCTGCGGCGGATCGCCGACGCGCACCCGGATCCGGTCGACGTGCGGGTCAGCGGGTTCGGCGAACAGACCGAGATGCTGCGGGACGGGCGGGCCGACGTGGCCGTGCTCGGCTGCCAGGGCGGCACCCACCACGGGCTCGACGTCGAGGTGCTGTTCAGCGAACCGCGGGTGGCCGCGCTGCCGTCGGACCACGAGCTCGCCGGCCGGGCCGTGCTGACCTGTGCCGACTTCGCCGGGCAGCCGACGCCGTGCTGGCCGCTGTCCTCGACCGCGGACCGGGCCTACTGGTCCGGGCAGGACGTGACCGGCGGGCCGGTGACGCCGGGGCCGATCGTGCACGACAGCGCCCAGCTGCTGGAAACCGTCGCGCTCGGACAGGCCATCGCACTGCTGCCCGCGTCGGTCGCCGAGCTGCGGTCGCGGGACGACGTCGTCTACCGGCCGGTCGTCGACGCGACGCCGTACTCGCTGGCCGTTGCGTGGCCGGCCGGGGCGCGGGACGTGCGGATCGCGCGGTTCGTGCGCACGGCCGTCGAGGTCAGCGAAGCACTACCTCGACCGGGAGCTGTTCCGGCGGGGTGA
- a CDS encoding VOC family protein, producing the protein MFEIDFAEFPSTSAEASGRFFERAFGWAVTPYGPDYTDVRAAGLTLGFQADAAEQPRAPLVTIRTDDLAAARESVEAAGGVVTKEPFAFPGGRRFHFREPGGSELAVWSRD; encoded by the coding sequence ATGTTCGAAATCGACTTCGCCGAGTTCCCGTCCACGTCCGCCGAGGCGTCCGGGCGGTTCTTCGAGCGCGCGTTCGGCTGGGCGGTGACACCGTACGGCCCGGACTACACCGACGTCCGGGCCGCCGGCCTCACGCTGGGCTTCCAAGCGGATGCGGCCGAACAGCCACGCGCACCGCTGGTCACGATCCGCACGGACGACCTGGCCGCCGCCCGCGAGTCGGTGGAGGCCGCGGGCGGCGTGGTGACCAAGGAGCCGTTCGCCTTCCCGGGCGGCCGCCGGTTCCACTTCCGCGAGCCCGGCGGGAGCGAGCTGGCGGTGTGGTCACGGGACTAG
- a CDS encoding sigma-70 family RNA polymerase sigma factor codes for MDDLAAEFEAERGRLRGVAYRLLGSAAEADDAVQEAWLRLNRVESVDNLAAWLTTVVSRVCLDVLRARKTRREEPFEVFPEPVAAADPAEEAALADSVGRALLVVLDALGPAERIAFVLHDLFAVPFDRIAPVLDRTPVAAKKLASRARQRVRGTSPVPPADLARHRRVVDAFLAAARGGDLAELLDVLAPDVVRRADAAALPVGAPLEVRGARAVAEGTQVFGKRARFAEAALVDGRVGVVVAPRGRLVLALAVTVEGERVAAYEVIAEPARLAALHVTPLSANHSNK; via the coding sequence ATGGACGACCTGGCGGCGGAGTTCGAAGCGGAACGCGGCCGGTTGCGCGGGGTCGCGTACCGGCTGCTCGGCTCGGCGGCCGAAGCGGACGACGCCGTGCAGGAAGCCTGGCTGCGACTGAACCGGGTGGAGTCGGTGGACAACCTGGCGGCCTGGCTGACGACGGTCGTCTCGCGCGTCTGCCTCGACGTCCTGCGTGCGCGGAAAACCCGTCGCGAGGAGCCGTTCGAGGTGTTCCCGGAGCCGGTCGCCGCGGCCGATCCGGCGGAGGAGGCCGCGCTCGCCGACTCGGTGGGCCGCGCGCTGCTCGTCGTGCTCGACGCGCTCGGCCCGGCCGAGCGGATCGCGTTCGTGCTGCACGACCTGTTCGCGGTGCCGTTCGACCGGATCGCCCCGGTGCTGGACCGCACGCCGGTGGCGGCGAAGAAGCTGGCCAGCCGGGCGCGGCAGCGGGTCCGCGGTACTTCGCCGGTGCCGCCGGCCGACCTGGCCCGGCACCGCCGGGTGGTCGACGCGTTCCTGGCCGCGGCCCGCGGCGGCGACCTCGCCGAACTGCTCGACGTGCTGGCCCCGGACGTCGTCCGCCGCGCCGACGCGGCCGCGCTGCCGGTGGGCGCGCCGCTCGAGGTGCGCGGCGCCCGCGCGGTGGCCGAGGGGACCCAGGTGTTCGGCAAGCGGGCCCGGTTCGCCGAAGCGGCGCTGGTCGACGGCAGGGTCGGCGTCGTCGTGGCGCCGCGCGGACGGCTCGTGCTCGCGCTGGCCGTGACGGTCGAGGGCGAGCGGGTGGCGGCGTACGAGGTGATCGCCGAGCCCGCCCGCCTGGCCGCGCTGCACGTCACGCCCCTCAGCGCCAATCACTCGAACAAGTGA
- a CDS encoding alkene reductase, whose translation MSLLTPADLDGWHLPNRVVVAPTTRARVPGGVPGDLQAAYYAQRAGAGLVVAEGTWVSEQAVGFSDVPGLYTEAQVDGWRQVTDVVHALGGRIVAQLWHTGAVSHPHFLGARPAGPSAVNPDEPVYPPSGRCRTGTPRALGPAEIRATVADYGKAAENARRAGFDGVEIAANGVYLLAQFLHPRLNHRTDAYGGSTANRRRLLTEVVAAAAAHGRVGVRLSPWWTGGLFTVDDALRAEYDELVAGLAADYLHLRGPDSGPDFAAFARYRDLFDGLLIVNNGFDRETGDAVIEAGIADAVSYARHFIANPDLVTRFALGLPTAEADPAAFYGGGAAGYLEPAVLGPVLKARGAVWPGRSCSGRRWRSCRSGWRWRGIA comes from the coding sequence ATGAGCTTGCTGACCCCTGCCGACCTGGACGGCTGGCACCTGCCGAACCGGGTCGTCGTGGCCCCGACGACCCGGGCGCGCGTGCCCGGCGGAGTGCCCGGCGACCTGCAGGCCGCCTACTACGCGCAGCGCGCGGGCGCCGGGCTCGTCGTCGCCGAAGGCACCTGGGTGAGCGAGCAAGCTGTCGGCTTCTCGGACGTTCCGGGGTTGTACACCGAAGCCCAGGTCGACGGCTGGCGGCAAGTCACGGACGTCGTGCACGCGCTCGGCGGCCGGATCGTGGCGCAGCTGTGGCACACCGGCGCGGTTTCGCACCCGCACTTCCTCGGCGCCCGGCCGGCGGGGCCGTCGGCGGTGAACCCGGACGAGCCGGTGTACCCGCCCTCCGGGCGGTGCCGCACGGGCACCCCGCGCGCGCTCGGGCCTGCCGAAATCCGGGCGACGGTCGCGGACTACGGGAAGGCGGCGGAGAACGCCCGCCGCGCCGGCTTCGACGGCGTCGAGATCGCGGCCAACGGCGTGTACCTGCTCGCCCAGTTCCTGCACCCGCGGCTCAACCACCGCACCGACGCCTACGGCGGCTCGACGGCCAACCGGCGGCGGCTGCTCACCGAGGTCGTCGCCGCGGCCGCCGCCCACGGCCGTGTCGGCGTCCGGCTCAGCCCGTGGTGGACCGGCGGACTGTTCACTGTGGACGATGCACTCCGCGCCGAGTACGACGAACTCGTCGCCGGCCTCGCCGCGGACTACCTGCACCTGCGGGGGCCCGACAGCGGACCGGACTTCGCGGCTTTCGCTCGCTATCGGGATCTGTTCGACGGCCTCCTCATCGTGAACAACGGTTTCGACCGCGAGACGGGTGACGCGGTGATCGAAGCGGGCATCGCGGATGCCGTGTCGTACGCGCGGCACTTCATCGCGAACCCGGATCTGGTGACGCGGTTCGCGCTCGGCCTGCCGACCGCGGAAGCCGACCCCGCGGCGTTCTACGGCGGCGGGGCGGCCGGTTACCTGGAGCCGGCGGTGCTAGGGCCTGTCCTCAAAGCCAGAGGAGCAGTGTGGCCAGGTCGATCATGCTCCGGTAGGAGGTGGCGGTCTTGTCGAAGCGGGTGGCGATGGCGCGGAATTGCTTGA
- a CDS encoding TetR/AcrR family transcriptional regulator produces MSPRKAAAQRDGQSLHDLLLETARKMIATHGTTGMTVREIARMAGVADGVLYNHFSDKEELVARALLEHVRATEAELGELPVAGEGTLTGNLRRHLEFGLALHKVLVPAFSGLVAQPRVLERFAEISERSGYWRDRLVAYLEAERALGRLRVESEVDATAAMLVGYCHASVLTAVFPHTAPLDPPRWTRW; encoded by the coding sequence ATGTCACCGAGGAAAGCCGCCGCCCAGCGGGACGGGCAGTCACTGCACGACCTGCTGCTCGAGACCGCGCGGAAGATGATCGCCACCCACGGGACGACCGGGATGACCGTGCGCGAGATCGCGCGCATGGCGGGCGTCGCCGACGGCGTGCTCTACAACCACTTCTCCGACAAGGAGGAGCTGGTGGCCCGGGCCTTGCTGGAGCACGTGCGCGCGACGGAGGCGGAGCTGGGCGAGCTGCCGGTGGCCGGCGAAGGCACCCTGACCGGAAACCTCCGCCGCCACCTGGAGTTCGGCCTGGCGCTGCACAAGGTGCTGGTACCGGCCTTCAGCGGCCTGGTCGCGCAGCCGAGGGTGCTGGAGCGGTTCGCGGAGATCAGCGAGCGGTCCGGCTACTGGCGCGACAGGCTGGTGGCGTACCTCGAGGCGGAACGAGCGCTGGGTCGCCTGCGCGTCGAGTCCGAAGTGGACGCCACGGCCGCCATGCTGGTCGGCTACTGCCACGCCTCGGTGCTGACGGCGGTCTTCCCGCACACCGCGCCCCTCGACCCACCCCGGTGGACGCGGTGGTGA
- a CDS encoding NAD(P)-dependent oxidoreductase, with product MGESRKQVGVLGLGRMGAALAGALLGAGYDVSVWNRSPLKAGPLVDRGAKLAATPAEAASAGVVISCLSTYDSQEPVLEAAAPKVLVNLTSGTPEQARGVAKWAASEGVDYVDGVIMAVPQGIGTPSAQVLYSGSEPAFAAQRELLEVLGTPVFLGEDAGLAALYDLALLGMMWSTMAGYLHALALVGTEGVTPEQFAPMASVWQSAVGGFLPGIGEQVASGDYETDVSALDINAAGLALLVETSRAQGISTAVPAVLRELFDRAVAAGHGSHAIASVIEEIR from the coding sequence ATGGGAGAAAGCAGGAAACAGGTGGGCGTGCTCGGCCTGGGGCGGATGGGCGCCGCCCTCGCCGGGGCGCTCTTGGGGGCGGGGTACGACGTCTCGGTGTGGAACCGGTCGCCGCTCAAGGCCGGACCGCTGGTCGACCGCGGCGCCAAGCTCGCGGCCACGCCCGCGGAAGCGGCTTCGGCGGGCGTCGTCATCAGCTGTCTGTCCACATACGACAGTCAGGAGCCGGTGCTCGAAGCGGCGGCACCGAAGGTGCTCGTCAACCTCACGTCCGGGACGCCGGAGCAAGCTCGTGGCGTCGCCAAGTGGGCGGCGTCCGAGGGCGTCGACTACGTGGACGGCGTGATCATGGCGGTCCCGCAGGGCATCGGGACGCCGTCGGCGCAGGTCCTCTACAGCGGCTCCGAACCGGCGTTCGCGGCGCAGCGCGAACTGCTCGAAGTGCTGGGGACGCCGGTGTTCCTCGGCGAGGACGCCGGGCTGGCGGCGCTGTACGACCTGGCGCTGCTCGGCATGATGTGGTCGACCATGGCCGGCTACCTGCACGCGCTGGCGCTGGTCGGGACCGAGGGCGTCACGCCGGAGCAGTTCGCGCCGATGGCGTCGGTGTGGCAGTCGGCGGTCGGCGGGTTCCTGCCCGGCATCGGCGAGCAGGTCGCCAGCGGGGACTACGAGACGGACGTGTCCGCTTTGGACATCAACGCGGCCGGTCTCGCCTTGCTGGTCGAGACGAGCCGTGCCCAGGGCATCAGCACGGCGGTGCCGGCCGTGCTGCGCGAGTTGTTCGACCGAGCGGTCGCGGCGGGCCACGGCTCGCACGCGATCGCCAGCGTCATCGAGGAGATCCGGTGA
- a CDS encoding SDR family NAD(P)-dependent oxidoreductase: MKYQGKKAVVTGGTHGMGLAVVRALLDSGAEVLLTGRDVTPLEGTLPGKAHLLSSDAARLDDVESLGAVAADTLGELDLVFVNVGFSTLTPYEAATPELYDRTFDINTKGAYFTARRLAPLVRPGGSFVFTTSVAAEAGIAGMGLYSAAKAAVRSFARTYAAELAPRGIRVNVVSPGYTDTPTMGVTGVPEAVLAEFKAIGDETTPLKRHATVEEVAAAVLFLAFEATFTTGADLPVDGGLGQRLTLPA; the protein is encoded by the coding sequence GTGAAGTACCAGGGGAAGAAGGCCGTGGTGACCGGCGGCACGCACGGCATGGGGCTGGCGGTGGTCCGGGCCCTGCTCGACAGCGGCGCGGAGGTGCTGCTGACCGGCCGGGACGTCACACCGCTGGAGGGGACGCTGCCGGGCAAGGCACACCTGCTGTCGTCGGACGCGGCTCGCTTGGACGACGTCGAGTCGCTGGGCGCGGTGGCCGCGGACACGCTCGGAGAGCTGGACCTGGTGTTCGTCAACGTCGGGTTCTCGACGCTGACGCCGTACGAGGCCGCGACACCGGAGCTCTACGACCGCACGTTCGACATCAACACCAAGGGCGCGTACTTCACGGCCCGCCGCCTCGCCCCGCTGGTCCGTCCCGGCGGTTCGTTCGTGTTCACGACCTCGGTCGCGGCCGAGGCGGGCATCGCCGGAATGGGCCTGTATTCGGCGGCGAAGGCGGCGGTGCGCTCGTTCGCCCGCACGTACGCGGCCGAGCTGGCCCCGCGAGGGATCCGGGTCAACGTGGTCAGCCCCGGCTACACCGACACGCCGACGATGGGTGTGACCGGAGTGCCGGAAGCGGTCTTGGCCGAGTTCAAGGCAATCGGCGACGAGACAACGCCGCTGAAGCGCCACGCAACGGTCGAGGAGGTCGCGGCGGCGGTGTTGTTCCTGGCCTTCGAGGCGACGTTCACCACCGGCGCGGATCTCCCGGTGGACGGGGGACTGGGGCAGCGCTTGACGCTGCCTGCCTGA
- a CDS encoding transglutaminase-like domain-containing protein: MDDFYVSHSRFSDPGPHADWLDATPADVAALREAATQLVFHYWGSGPITEHGFPAARNDEITLRYAADMWARLRELDPAPPGAPRPPLHRIVGCCRDFTLLFVSMARHHGIPARARVGVASYLMPGWYLDHVVAEVRTADGWRLVEAQLPPGFRDPVDDVEFDLLDVPRDRFRTGAEAWTAVRAGELDPALLVVNPDLDVPFLRGIPYAWQNIVRDLAALNKHEMLQWDIWGALDDSVELAPATLARADELAELMTGADVDQLRTAFQADDVRVPPVIHTVTPPEQLPVEVVLR, encoded by the coding sequence ATGGACGACTTCTACGTCAGCCACAGCCGTTTCTCCGACCCGGGCCCGCACGCGGACTGGCTCGACGCCACCCCGGCCGACGTGGCCGCGCTGCGCGAAGCGGCAACCCAGCTGGTGTTCCACTACTGGGGTTCCGGCCCCATCACCGAACACGGGTTCCCGGCGGCCCGCAACGACGAGATCACCCTGCGGTACGCCGCGGACATGTGGGCCCGCCTGCGCGAGCTCGACCCGGCACCGCCCGGCGCGCCGCGGCCGCCGCTGCACCGGATCGTCGGCTGCTGCCGCGACTTCACGCTCCTGTTCGTCTCGATGGCGCGCCACCACGGCATTCCGGCCCGCGCCCGTGTCGGGGTCGCCAGCTACCTGATGCCCGGCTGGTACCTCGACCACGTCGTCGCCGAGGTCCGCACCGCCGACGGCTGGCGCCTGGTCGAAGCCCAGCTGCCACCCGGCTTCCGCGACCCGGTGGACGACGTCGAGTTCGACCTCCTCGACGTCCCCCGCGATCGCTTCCGCACCGGCGCCGAGGCGTGGACCGCGGTCCGCGCGGGCGAGCTCGACCCGGCCCTGCTGGTCGTCAACCCGGACCTCGACGTGCCGTTCCTGCGCGGGATCCCGTACGCGTGGCAGAACATCGTGCGCGACCTCGCCGCGCTCAACAAGCACGAGATGCTCCAGTGGGACATCTGGGGCGCGCTCGACGACAGCGTCGAACTCGCCCCGGCCACCCTCGCCCGCGCCGACGAGCTCGCCGAGCTGATGACCGGCGCGGACGTCGACCAGCTGCGGACGGCGTTCCAGGCCGACGACGTCCGGGTGCCGCCGGTCATCCACACGGTCACCCCGCCGGAACAGCTCCCGGTCGAGGTAGTGCTTCGCTGA
- a CDS encoding class I SAM-dependent methyltransferase, giving the protein MTEIVNTAQAEAWNGYEGAHWAAHADRYDAVNSGFNGYLLDRVGAGDRVLDIGCGNGQLTRLAAARARSAIGVDLSEPMLATAWERAASVPNVTFEQGDVQVHPFADGGFDLALSRFGVMFFADPVAAFGNVRRALAPGGRLAFLCMTALSGTDLGRVFGAMAAYLPQPTGPDGSGPTSFADPDRTRAVLAEAGFEDVVCTRVEADQVWGRDVPDAARFIAEWGPVRHHLGLVDSARAAKATEALAVALERFAGPDAVRLRGTAWLVTGRRP; this is encoded by the coding sequence ATGACAGAGATCGTCAACACCGCACAGGCCGAGGCGTGGAACGGCTACGAGGGTGCGCACTGGGCGGCGCACGCGGATCGCTACGACGCCGTGAACAGCGGCTTCAACGGCTATCTGCTCGATCGGGTGGGTGCGGGTGACCGCGTGCTCGACATCGGGTGCGGCAACGGCCAGCTGACGCGGCTCGCCGCGGCTCGCGCCCGGTCGGCGATCGGCGTCGACCTGTCCGAGCCGATGCTCGCGACCGCGTGGGAGCGAGCGGCCTCGGTGCCGAACGTGACGTTCGAGCAGGGTGACGTCCAGGTCCACCCGTTCGCCGATGGCGGGTTCGACCTGGCGCTCAGCCGGTTCGGGGTGATGTTCTTCGCCGACCCGGTGGCGGCGTTCGGCAACGTCCGGCGGGCGCTGGCCCCCGGCGGGCGGCTCGCGTTCCTGTGCATGACCGCCCTTTCCGGGACCGACCTCGGCCGGGTGTTCGGCGCGATGGCGGCCTACCTGCCGCAGCCGACCGGGCCGGACGGCAGCGGGCCGACGTCGTTCGCGGACCCGGACCGGACCCGGGCGGTGCTGGCCGAAGCCGGCTTCGAGGACGTGGTGTGCACCCGCGTCGAGGCCGACCAGGTCTGGGGCCGGGACGTCCCCGACGCGGCGCGGTTCATCGCGGAGTGGGGGCCGGTCCGCCACCACCTGGGCCTGGTCGACAGCGCGCGGGCGGCCAAGGCGACCGAGGCACTCGCCGTGGCGCTCGAGCGGTTCGCGGGTCCCGACGCCGTCCGGCTGCGCGGCACGGCGTGGCTGGTCACGGGAAGGAGGCCGTAG